One Lathyrus oleraceus cultivar Zhongwan6 unplaced genomic scaffold, CAAS_Psat_ZW6_1.0 chrUn0203, whole genome shotgun sequence DNA window includes the following coding sequences:
- the LOC127112950 gene encoding ABC transporter C family member 10 → MGQRQLFCLGRALLRRSRILVLDEATASIDNSTDLIVQKTIRAEFVDCTVITVAHRIPTVMDCTMVLAISDGKLAEYDEPMRLMKREESMFGQLVKEYWSHMQSAESH, encoded by the exons ATGGGACAACGACAGTTATTTTGTTTGGGGCGTGCTCTTTTAAGGAGAAGTAGAATATTAGTATTGGACGAAGCAACTGCATCAATTGATAATTCTACTGACCTGATTGTGCAGAAAACCATAAGGGCTGAGTTTGTAGATTGTACGGTGATTACAGTAGCACATAGGATACCAACTGTGATGGATTGCACTATGGTTCTTGCTATAAGTGATG GAAAATTGGCGGAGTATGATGAGCCAATGAGATTGATGAAGAGAGAAGAATCGATGTTCGGGCAACTTGTCAAGGAATACTGGTCTCATATGCAGTCTGCAGAATCACATTGA